The proteins below are encoded in one region of Streptomyces cyanogenus:
- a CDS encoding AMP-dependent synthetase/ligase: MSTPYPTPPASSGAHVSATDYDGRPVLVEPEIRRLDGVVREASVPPFAPPVTHGSLADLPYENAEAAPGKVVLGRKRTDGGWTDVTAARFAAEVQAVAMGLIAEGLMPGDRIAVMARTTYEWTLLDFAAWAAGLVTVPVYPTSSVFQTRWILHDSGAVALVTETAAQAAAIGPELAHLPDLRHVWVMEKGHVDRLAEAGAPVPEGEVGVRRGMLGPDTLATLIYTSGTTGRPKGCALSHGNFFAEVDNAVELLHPVFKAKDEEPSVLLFLPMSHVFGRMVAIACVRARVRLGHAPSLAPGDLLPDLAAFKPTCLLTIPYMLEKIYNSARAQAEAGGRASAFDRAAAVARRYGEALEARQTGTGSGPSRALKTQRTFYDPLVYRRIRAAMGGRVRYVICGGSPLGRRLAVFYAGAGIQVFEGYGLTETTGASTVTPPLKPRLGTVGWPLPGTRVRIAADGEILLAGDHVLRGYWDPQAGGVVPATRDGWLPTGDIGELDDEGYLTITGRKKELLITAGGKSVAPAPLENWLRQHPLISQVMLVGDARPFVAALITLDPDGITHWRQMIGKHPVPPELLVGDEELTAVLQRAIDEANRMVSRPESIRRFTVLPVDFTETAGHLTPSMKLRRDHILRDFAPQVEAMYER, translated from the coding sequence GTGTCCACGCCGTACCCGACCCCGCCCGCCTCCTCCGGCGCCCACGTCTCCGCCACCGACTACGACGGCCGCCCGGTCCTCGTGGAACCCGAGATACGCCGGCTGGACGGCGTGGTGCGTGAGGCGTCGGTCCCGCCGTTCGCGCCCCCGGTCACCCACGGCTCCCTGGCCGACCTGCCGTACGAGAACGCGGAGGCGGCACCCGGCAAGGTCGTACTCGGCCGCAAGCGGACCGACGGCGGCTGGACGGACGTGACGGCTGCCCGGTTCGCCGCCGAGGTCCAGGCGGTGGCCATGGGCCTGATCGCCGAGGGCCTGATGCCCGGCGACCGGATCGCCGTCATGGCCCGTACGACCTACGAGTGGACCCTGCTCGACTTCGCGGCCTGGGCCGCCGGCCTGGTCACGGTCCCCGTCTATCCGACCTCCTCCGTCTTCCAGACCCGCTGGATCCTGCACGACTCCGGCGCGGTCGCCCTGGTCACCGAGACCGCCGCCCAGGCCGCCGCCATCGGCCCGGAACTGGCACACCTGCCCGACCTGCGCCACGTGTGGGTGATGGAGAAGGGGCATGTGGACCGGCTCGCCGAGGCGGGCGCGCCGGTGCCGGAGGGGGAGGTCGGCGTACGCCGGGGCATGCTCGGTCCCGACACGCTCGCCACGCTGATCTACACCTCGGGGACCACCGGCCGCCCCAAGGGCTGCGCCCTCTCGCACGGCAACTTCTTCGCCGAGGTCGACAACGCGGTCGAACTCCTCCACCCCGTCTTCAAGGCGAAGGACGAGGAGCCGTCGGTCCTCCTCTTCCTCCCCATGTCCCACGTCTTCGGCCGGATGGTGGCCATCGCCTGCGTCCGCGCCCGGGTCCGCCTCGGCCACGCGCCCAGCCTGGCCCCGGGCGACCTCCTCCCCGACCTGGCCGCCTTCAAGCCGACCTGCCTGCTGACCATCCCCTACATGCTGGAGAAGATCTACAACTCCGCGCGCGCCCAGGCGGAGGCGGGCGGCCGGGCGTCCGCCTTCGACCGCGCGGCAGCCGTGGCCCGGCGCTACGGCGAGGCGCTGGAGGCCCGGCAGACCGGCACCGGCAGCGGTCCGAGCCGTGCCCTGAAGACACAGCGCACCTTCTACGACCCCCTCGTCTACCGCCGCATCCGCGCCGCCATGGGCGGTCGTGTCCGCTACGTCATCTGCGGCGGCTCCCCGCTCGGCCGGCGCCTCGCCGTGTTCTACGCCGGCGCCGGCATCCAGGTCTTCGAGGGCTACGGCCTCACGGAGACCACCGGCGCCTCGACGGTCACCCCGCCCCTGAAGCCCCGCCTCGGCACGGTCGGCTGGCCGCTGCCGGGCACGCGGGTGCGGATCGCGGCGGACGGCGAGATCCTGCTCGCCGGCGACCATGTGCTGCGCGGCTACTGGGACCCGCAGGCGGGCGGGGTGGTGCCGGCGACCCGCGACGGCTGGCTGCCCACGGGCGACATCGGCGAACTGGACGACGAGGGCTACCTCACCATCACCGGCCGCAAGAAGGAACTGCTGATCACGGCGGGCGGCAAGTCGGTGGCCCCGGCCCCGCTGGAGAACTGGCTGCGCCAGCACCCGCTGATCTCCCAGGTGATGCTGGTGGGCGACGCCCGCCCGTTCGTGGCCGCCCTCATCACCCTCGACCCCGACGGCATCACGCACTGGCGCCAGATGATCGGCAAACACCCGGTACCGCCGGAACTCCTCGTCGGCGACGAGGAACTGACGGCCGTCCTCCAGCGGGCGATCGACGAGGCGAACCGCATGGTCTCCCGCCCCGAGTCCATCCGCCGCTTCACCGTCCTCCCGGTGGACTTCACGGAAACGGCCGGCCACCTCACCCCGTCGATGAAACTCCGCCGCGACCACATCCTCCGGGACTTCGCTCCCCAGGTGGAGGCGATGTACGAGCGCTGA
- a CDS encoding cold-shock protein has protein sequence MATGTVKWFNAEKGFGFIAQEGGGPDVFVHYSAINASGFRSLEENQQVSFDVTQGPKGPQAENVTPV, from the coding sequence ATGGCTACCGGAACCGTGAAGTGGTTCAACGCCGAAAAGGGCTTTGGCTTCATCGCCCAGGAGGGCGGCGGCCCCGACGTCTTCGTTCACTACTCCGCGATCAACGCCTCCGGCTTCCGCTCCCTCGAGGAGAACCAGCAGGTGAGCTTCGACGTGACGCAGGGTCCGAAGGGCCCGCAGGCGGAGAACGTCACTCCCGTCTGA
- a CDS encoding helix-turn-helix domain-containing protein, whose product MSEVPARLPMEWIAASLKRERARAGLSLSELAKRAGIAKSTLSQLEAAGGNPSMETIWALAVALGVPFSALVESPAPGVQVIRAGEGPTVGSEQSSYVAALLSASPPGARRDIYHVWLEPGTVRDSDPHIPGTVEHIVVSAGTVKAGPHGEAVELGPGDYMSYRGDVPHAYEALAAGTRFVLIMQHV is encoded by the coding sequence ATGTCCGAGGTGCCCGCCCGGCTCCCGATGGAGTGGATCGCCGCGTCCCTCAAGCGCGAGCGCGCCCGCGCCGGTCTGTCCCTGTCCGAGCTGGCCAAACGCGCCGGAATCGCCAAGTCGACGCTGTCCCAGCTGGAGGCGGCCGGCGGGAACCCGAGCATGGAGACCATCTGGGCGCTCGCGGTCGCGCTCGGCGTGCCGTTCAGCGCGCTGGTGGAGTCACCGGCGCCCGGCGTGCAGGTGATCCGGGCCGGCGAGGGGCCCACGGTCGGCTCGGAGCAGTCCAGCTATGTGGCCGCGCTGCTGTCGGCGAGCCCGCCGGGAGCGCGCCGGGACATTTATCACGTGTGGCTGGAACCCGGGACCGTACGGGACTCGGACCCCCACATTCCGGGGACCGTCGAGCACATCGTGGTCAGCGCCGGGACCGTGAAAGCCGGTCCGCACGGAGAGGCCGTGGAACTCGGCCCCGGGGACTACATGTCGTACCGGGGAGATGTGCCTCACGCGTACGAGGCGCTCGCGGCCGGGACCAGGTTCGTACTGATCATGCAGCACGTGTGA
- a CDS encoding prepilin peptidase, which translates to MTTGVLVLVAAVWGALTGTLLPRAAYRFAVPSGEPWRDRCPGGHHPVRGWLGGARCGECAKAGERGGAKGRSGERVGDQGGSGERAGGQGRVPVMSYRPHAPSALLLATVGALVCAALAAATGTRPELAVWLLLAPVGVLLAAVDLRVQRLPDPLTLPLAAAALALLGLAALLPEHAGHWRTALYGALALGAGYYALYRLNPGGMGFGDVKLAVGMGAVLGWYGWPTVLLGTFAGFLLGALYGGALVLARRANRKTAVPFGPFLLAGALAGLLIGAYAA; encoded by the coding sequence GTGACCACGGGGGTGCTGGTGCTCGTCGCCGCGGTGTGGGGTGCGCTGACGGGCACGCTGCTGCCCCGCGCCGCCTACCGCTTCGCCGTCCCGTCCGGCGAACCCTGGCGCGACCGCTGCCCGGGCGGCCACCATCCGGTCCGGGGCTGGCTGGGCGGGGCCCGGTGCGGGGAGTGCGCGAAAGCCGGCGAACGCGGGGGCGCCAAGGGGCGCTCCGGTGAACGCGTGGGTGATCAGGGAGGTTCCGGTGAACGCGCGGGTGGTCAGGGGCGCGTGCCTGTCATGTCGTACCGGCCGCACGCCCCCTCGGCGCTCCTCCTCGCCACCGTCGGCGCCCTCGTCTGCGCCGCTCTCGCCGCCGCCACGGGCACCCGGCCCGAACTGGCGGTCTGGCTGCTGCTCGCGCCCGTCGGCGTCCTGCTCGCCGCCGTCGACCTGCGCGTGCAGCGGCTGCCCGACCCGCTGACCCTCCCGCTCGCCGCCGCCGCTCTCGCCCTGCTCGGCCTCGCCGCCCTGCTCCCCGAACACGCCGGCCACTGGCGCACCGCCCTCTACGGCGCCCTCGCCCTCGGCGCCGGCTACTACGCGCTGTACCGGCTCAACCCGGGCGGCATGGGCTTCGGCGACGTGAAACTCGCCGTGGGCATGGGCGCGGTACTCGGCTGGTACGGCTGGCCCACCGTGCTGCTCGGCACCTTCGCCGGGTTCCTGCTCGGCGCGCTCTACGGCGGCGCGCTCGTCCTGGCCCGGCGCGCGAACCGCAAGACGGCCGTGCCGTTCGGCCCGTTCCTCCTGGCCGGTGCCCTCGCCGGGCTGCTGATCGGCGCGTACGCGGCCTGA
- a CDS encoding serine/threonine-protein kinase encodes MDQATDVFQPLQTDDPSVVAGYRLAARLGAGGMGRVYLSHTQGGRPVALKVVRPELADDPDFRRRFRREITAARRVRGAYTAELIDADADGVPPWLATLYVPGPSLAEAVARRGPLPVSAVLWLMAGVAEALQAIHAEGIVHRDLKPSNVLLAADGPRVIDFGIALAADGTSYTATGSMIGTPSFMAPEQAAGDEVTAATDVFALGQTAAFAALGRPLYGEGPAVNVLYRIVHSAPDLDLLPEPLRPLLARCLAADPAERATPAEVVEWCRQRLGTEAGAGGGPAAWREITGPEVAVPAPVPAPTPAYPQPLVTYPQPPTGWPQPTPEERTARRRRAALISVAGVLGGALLVALLAWSVMDAQGRKSGRDAATGSSPVEGSASARGPASASASAPGSSRASDRGAGGSAPSASPRAPQPQDFAQVWLDAKTSLSLKDRNPARKDRKGDIRFDCRASGCELRSDSVVFLQMYGAHGTTLDQCRLLLKSADRHSWTLAGAAPGSEFCVKDTEGNIGLYVIQTKSTAVPDIAFLTGDLTVWRNAA; translated from the coding sequence ATGGACCAAGCGACGGACGTCTTCCAGCCACTTCAGACGGACGACCCTTCGGTGGTGGCCGGTTACCGGCTCGCCGCCAGGCTGGGCGCGGGCGGTATGGGCCGGGTCTACCTGTCGCACACGCAGGGCGGGCGGCCCGTGGCGCTGAAGGTCGTACGGCCGGAGCTGGCGGACGATCCGGACTTCCGGCGGCGGTTCCGGCGGGAGATCACGGCGGCCCGGCGGGTCCGGGGAGCGTACACGGCCGAGCTGATCGACGCGGACGCGGACGGCGTGCCGCCGTGGCTGGCCACGCTCTACGTGCCGGGGCCGTCGCTGGCCGAGGCGGTGGCCCGGCGGGGGCCGTTGCCGGTGTCGGCGGTGCTGTGGCTGATGGCGGGGGTGGCCGAGGCGTTGCAGGCGATCCACGCCGAGGGGATCGTGCACCGGGACCTGAAGCCGTCGAACGTGCTGCTGGCCGCCGACGGGCCCCGGGTGATCGACTTCGGTATCGCGCTGGCCGCCGACGGAACGTCGTACACGGCCACCGGGAGCATGATCGGCACGCCGTCGTTCATGGCGCCCGAACAGGCGGCCGGGGACGAGGTGACGGCGGCGACGGACGTCTTCGCGCTCGGGCAGACGGCCGCGTTCGCCGCCCTGGGCAGGCCGCTGTACGGCGAAGGCCCGGCCGTGAACGTGCTGTACCGCATCGTGCACTCCGCACCCGACCTGGACCTGCTGCCCGAGCCGCTGCGTCCGCTGCTCGCCCGGTGTCTGGCCGCCGACCCGGCGGAGCGGGCGACCCCGGCGGAGGTCGTGGAGTGGTGCCGGCAGCGGCTGGGGACGGAGGCCGGCGCGGGCGGTGGACCGGCCGCGTGGCGGGAGATCACCGGGCCGGAGGTCGCGGTCCCGGCGCCGGTGCCCGCGCCCACCCCGGCGTACCCGCAGCCGCTCGTCACGTACCCGCAGCCACCGACCGGGTGGCCGCAGCCGACGCCGGAGGAGCGCACGGCCCGCAGGCGGCGCGCCGCGCTGATCTCGGTGGCCGGCGTGCTGGGCGGTGCGCTGCTGGTGGCGCTGCTGGCGTGGTCGGTGATGGACGCCCAGGGCCGCAAGAGCGGGCGGGACGCGGCGACCGGTTCCTCGCCGGTCGAGGGGTCGGCGTCCGCACGGGGGCCGGCGTCCGCGTCGGCGTCCGCGCCGGGCTCCTCCCGTGCGTCGGACCGGGGAGCCGGTGGCAGTGCGCCCTCGGCCTCGCCCCGGGCCCCGCAGCCGCAGGACTTCGCCCAGGTGTGGCTGGACGCGAAGACTTCGCTGAGCCTCAAGGACCGCAATCCCGCGCGGAAGGACCGCAAGGGCGACATCCGCTTCGACTGCCGGGCGTCCGGCTGTGAACTGAGGAGCGACAGCGTGGTGTTCCTCCAGATGTACGGCGCCCACGGCACCACCCTGGACCAGTGCCGGCTGCTGCTGAAGAGCGCCGACAGGCACAGCTGGACGCTGGCCGGGGCGGCGCCCGGGAGCGAGTTCTGCGTGAAGGACACCGAGGGGAACATCGGGCTGTACGTGATCCAGACGAAGTCCACCGCCGTGCCGGACATCGCCTTCCTGACCGGCGACCTGACCGTCTGGCGGAACGCCGCCTAA
- a CDS encoding AzlC family ABC transporter permease, whose amino-acid sequence MRSVQRTPTRDTHASLVRDSSLVWLASGVVGVSFGAVSVAGGLPVWVPVLMSLVVYAGSAQFSAVGVLLAGGGPVAAVATGLLLNTRTAAFSLAVAEILGTGRATRFLGAHLVTDETVAFALAQPDPVRQRRAFWISGLGLFAVWNLGVLAGAVAGSALGDTARYGLDAAFPAVLVALVLPALRADATVRRCALPGAALALAVTPAVPAGVPVLLALAGLLLHRRPAAEGDTA is encoded by the coding sequence ATGCGTTCGGTACAACGAACACCCACGAGGGACACCCACGCCTCACTCGTCCGCGACAGCTCGCTCGTCTGGCTGGCCAGCGGTGTCGTCGGCGTCTCCTTCGGTGCCGTCTCCGTCGCCGGCGGCCTGCCGGTGTGGGTCCCGGTGCTGATGTCCCTGGTGGTGTACGCGGGCTCGGCCCAGTTCAGCGCGGTGGGCGTGCTGCTCGCCGGGGGCGGCCCGGTCGCCGCCGTGGCCACCGGGCTGCTGCTCAACACCCGGACGGCGGCCTTCAGCCTGGCCGTGGCCGAGATCCTCGGCACCGGCCGCGCGACCCGCTTCCTCGGCGCGCACCTGGTCACCGACGAGACGGTGGCCTTCGCCCTCGCCCAGCCGGACCCCGTACGGCAGCGGCGGGCGTTCTGGATATCCGGGCTCGGCCTGTTCGCCGTGTGGAACCTCGGCGTCCTGGCCGGGGCCGTGGCGGGCAGCGCGCTCGGCGACACCGCCCGCTACGGCCTGGACGCCGCCTTTCCCGCCGTCCTGGTCGCCCTGGTCCTGCCCGCCCTCCGCGCCGACGCGACGGTACGGCGGTGTGCCCTGCCCGGCGCCGCGCTGGCCCTGGCGGTCACGCCCGCCGTCCCGGCCGGTGTCCCGGTGCTGCTGGCCCTCGCCGGGCTCCTCCTCCACCGCCGCCCGGCCGCGGAGGGGGACACCGCATGA
- a CDS encoding menaquinone biosynthetic enzyme MqnA/MqnD family protein, which translates to MDNSRTRPRVGHIQFLNCLPLYWGLARTGTLLDFELTKDTPEKLSEQIVRGDLDIGPVTLVEFLRNADDLVAFPDIAVGCDGPVMSCVIVSQVPLDRLDGSRVALGSTSRTSVRLAQLLLADRYGVQPEYYTCPPDLSLMMQEAEAAVLIGDAALRANLLDGPRYGLEVHDLGTLWKEWTGLPFVFAVWAARRDYLEREPFITRKVHEAFLESRNLSLEEVHKVAEQAARWEAFDEATLERYFTTLDFSFGAPQLEAVAEFARRVGPTTGFPADVRVELLRP; encoded by the coding sequence GTGGACAATTCTCGCACCCGGCCGCGTGTCGGCCACATCCAGTTCCTGAACTGCCTGCCCCTCTACTGGGGGCTCGCGAGAACCGGCACGCTCCTCGACTTCGAGCTGACCAAGGACACCCCGGAGAAGCTCAGCGAGCAGATCGTGCGCGGGGACCTCGACATCGGCCCCGTCACCCTGGTCGAGTTCCTGCGCAACGCGGACGATCTCGTCGCCTTCCCCGACATCGCCGTCGGCTGCGACGGCCCGGTCATGTCCTGCGTGATCGTCTCGCAGGTCCCGCTGGACCGGCTGGACGGCTCCCGGGTCGCCCTCGGCTCGACCTCGCGCACCTCGGTCCGGCTGGCCCAGCTCCTGCTCGCCGACCGCTACGGCGTACAGCCCGAGTACTACACCTGCCCGCCCGACCTCAGCCTGATGATGCAGGAGGCGGAGGCCGCCGTCCTCATCGGCGACGCGGCCCTGCGCGCCAACCTGCTCGACGGTCCCCGCTACGGCCTCGAGGTGCACGACCTCGGCACGCTCTGGAAGGAGTGGACCGGCCTGCCGTTCGTCTTCGCGGTGTGGGCGGCCCGCCGCGACTACCTCGAACGCGAGCCGTTCATCACCCGCAAGGTGCACGAGGCCTTCCTGGAGTCCCGCAACCTCTCCCTGGAAGAGGTCCACAAGGTCGCCGAACAGGCCGCCCGCTGGGAGGCGTTCGACGAGGCCACCCTGGAGCGGTACTTCACCACCCTCGACTTCAGCTTCGGTGCCCCGCAGCTGGAGGCCGTCGCGGAGTTCGCCCGCCGGGTCGGGCCGACCACCGGTTTCCCGGCCGACGTGCGGGTCGAGTTGCTGCGGCCCTGA
- the mqnC gene encoding cyclic dehypoxanthinyl futalosine synthase, with the protein MTEKADLTSVLDRAAAGGRITPEEALALYRDAPLHALGAAADAVRRRKYAGTEHIATYIIERNINYTNVCVTACKFCAFYAAPKDMEKGWTRDLDDILRRCAETVELGGTQIMFQGGHHPDYGVEYYEKHFKAIKDAFPQLVIHSLGASEVEHMARISGVSVEEAITRIHEAGLDSFAGAGAELLPERPRKAIAPLKESGERWLEIMETAHRLGVESTSTMLMGTGETNAERIEHLRMIRDVQDRTGGFRAFIPYTYQPENNHLKGRTQATIFEYLRMIAIARLFLDNVQHIQGSWLTTGKEVGQLSLHYGADDLGSIMLEENVVSSAGAKHRSNRLEIIDLIRKADRVPAQRSTTYEHLVVHDDPANDPVDDRVVSHISSTAIEGGTAHPELKLLASN; encoded by the coding sequence GTGACCGAGAAGGCCGACCTCACGTCTGTCCTCGACCGTGCCGCTGCCGGTGGGCGGATCACCCCGGAAGAGGCGCTGGCCCTCTACCGTGACGCCCCGCTGCACGCCCTGGGCGCCGCCGCCGACGCCGTACGCCGCCGCAAGTACGCGGGCACCGAGCACATCGCCACGTACATCATCGAGCGGAACATCAACTACACGAACGTGTGCGTCACCGCGTGCAAGTTCTGCGCCTTCTACGCGGCCCCCAAGGACATGGAGAAGGGCTGGACCCGCGACCTCGACGACATCCTGCGCCGCTGCGCGGAGACCGTCGAGCTGGGCGGCACCCAGATCATGTTCCAGGGCGGCCACCACCCCGACTACGGCGTCGAGTACTACGAGAAGCACTTCAAGGCCATCAAGGACGCCTTCCCGCAGCTGGTGATCCACTCCCTGGGCGCGTCCGAGGTCGAGCACATGGCCCGGATCAGCGGGGTGTCGGTCGAGGAGGCCATCACCCGCATCCACGAGGCGGGCCTGGACTCCTTCGCGGGCGCCGGCGCGGAACTGCTCCCCGAACGCCCCCGCAAGGCCATCGCGCCCCTCAAGGAGAGCGGCGAGCGCTGGCTGGAGATCATGGAGACCGCGCACCGGCTGGGCGTCGAGTCCACCTCCACCATGCTGATGGGCACCGGCGAGACCAACGCCGAGCGGATCGAGCATCTGCGGATGATCCGGGACGTGCAGGACCGTACGGGCGGCTTCCGCGCCTTCATCCCGTACACCTACCAGCCCGAGAACAACCACCTGAAGGGCCGCACCCAGGCGACCATCTTCGAGTACCTGAGGATGATCGCCATCGCCCGCCTCTTCCTGGACAACGTCCAGCACATCCAGGGCTCCTGGCTCACCACCGGCAAGGAGGTCGGCCAGCTGTCCCTGCACTACGGCGCCGACGACCTCGGCTCCATCATGCTGGAGGAGAACGTGGTCTCCTCGGCCGGCGCCAAGCACCGCTCCAACCGCCTGGAGATCATCGACCTGATCCGCAAGGCCGACCGGGTCCCGGCCCAGCGCTCCACGACGTACGAGCACCTCGTCGTGCACGACGACCCGGCGAACGACCCCGTCGACGACCGCGTGGTCTCGCACATCTCCTCCACGGCCATCGAGGGCGGCACCGCCCATCCCGAGCTGAAGCTGCTCGCGTCGAACTAG
- a CDS encoding TetR/AcrR family transcriptional regulator, whose product MGAVKTKRMPRAVREQQMLDAAVRTFGQRGYMAASMDEIAELAGVSKPLVYLYLNSKEDLFTACIRREAAALTEAVRAGVRPGLPADRQLWDGVQAFFAHTAERPDGWSVLHLQARTHGEPFAAEVAAMRAEIVAFVTRLVAVAAREAHRDPDLPEDEVAGLAEALVGAAESLATWANATPGVTARQAALTLMNFAWAGLGDLMQGRVWTPPAEPV is encoded by the coding sequence ATGGGTGCCGTCAAGACCAAACGGATGCCGAGGGCGGTGCGCGAGCAGCAGATGCTCGACGCCGCCGTACGGACCTTCGGGCAACGCGGGTACATGGCCGCCTCGATGGACGAGATCGCCGAACTCGCGGGCGTGTCCAAGCCGTTGGTCTACCTGTACCTGAACTCCAAGGAAGACCTCTTCACCGCCTGCATCCGCCGTGAGGCCGCCGCGCTCACGGAGGCCGTCCGCGCGGGTGTCCGGCCGGGGCTGCCCGCCGACCGGCAACTCTGGGACGGCGTGCAGGCGTTCTTCGCGCACACCGCCGAGCGTCCCGACGGCTGGTCGGTGCTGCATCTCCAGGCGCGTACGCACGGGGAGCCCTTCGCGGCCGAGGTCGCCGCGATGCGCGCGGAGATCGTCGCGTTCGTGACCCGGCTGGTCGCGGTGGCGGCCCGGGAGGCCCACCGGGACCCCGACCTGCCCGAAGACGAGGTGGCCGGGCTGGCCGAGGCGCTGGTGGGCGCCGCCGAGTCCCTCGCCACGTGGGCCAACGCCACGCCGGGGGTCACCGCCCGGCAGGCGGCGCTCACGCTGATGAACTTCGCGTGGGCGGGCTTGGGCGACCTGATGCAGGGCCGCGTGTGGACACCGCCGGCCGAGCCGGTCTAG
- a CDS encoding class I SAM-dependent methyltransferase, protein MTDARTFYDAIAEDYAAHFRDPLAERPLERALLAAYAEQVGPGGQVADLGCGPGAVTAYLAELGLSVFGLDLSASMVAVARRDFPGLRFEQGSMRELPLADGSLAGVVSWYSSIHTPVDELPDLFAEFHRVLAPGGRLLLAFQVGDVPLRLDRPFGHDVILDFHRRHPEQMAELLVQAGFTLRSSTVREPEVTRGESPVPQAFLLAQKEA, encoded by the coding sequence ATGACCGACGCCCGCACCTTCTACGACGCCATCGCCGAGGACTACGCCGCGCACTTCCGCGACCCGCTCGCCGAACGGCCCCTGGAGCGCGCGCTGCTCGCCGCGTACGCCGAGCAGGTCGGACCGGGCGGCCAGGTCGCCGACCTCGGCTGCGGGCCGGGCGCGGTCACCGCGTACCTGGCCGAACTGGGGCTGTCCGTCTTCGGCCTGGACCTCTCCGCGTCCATGGTCGCCGTCGCCCGCCGCGATTTTCCCGGGCTGCGGTTCGAGCAGGGCTCCATGCGGGAGCTGCCCCTGGCCGACGGTTCGCTGGCCGGGGTCGTGTCCTGGTACTCCAGCATCCACACGCCTGTGGACGAACTCCCGGACCTGTTCGCCGAGTTCCACCGCGTGCTGGCGCCCGGCGGGCGGCTCCTGCTCGCCTTCCAGGTGGGTGACGTGCCGCTCCGCCTCGACCGTCCGTTCGGCCACGACGTGATCCTGGACTTCCACCGGCGCCACCCCGAGCAGATGGCCGAGCTGCTGGTCCAGGCGGGTTTCACCCTCCGCTCCAGCACCGTGCGCGAACCGGAGGTGACACGCGGCGAATCCCCGGTCCCACAGGCCTTCCTCCTCGCCCAGAAGGAAGCCTGA
- a CDS encoding AzlD domain-containing protein, giving the protein MNTTLAVILALAVGTYAFRLVGPVLHGRVTVPPRVQELAGAGAVVLLVALLATGALTESGGFAGWARPAGVLVGAALAWRRAPFAVVVLAAAATTALLRLAGVG; this is encoded by the coding sequence ATGAACACCACACTCGCCGTGATCCTCGCCCTGGCCGTCGGCACGTACGCCTTCCGGCTGGTCGGCCCGGTCCTGCACGGCCGGGTCACGGTCCCGCCGCGCGTCCAGGAACTGGCCGGCGCGGGCGCCGTGGTCCTCCTCGTCGCCCTGCTGGCCACCGGCGCCCTCACCGAGTCGGGCGGATTCGCCGGCTGGGCCCGCCCCGCCGGGGTGCTGGTGGGCGCCGCCCTGGCCTGGCGCCGGGCACCGTTCGCCGTGGTGGTCCTGGCCGCGGCGGCGACGACGGCGCTGCTGCGGCTGGCGGGGGTGGGTTAG
- a CDS encoding MaoC family dehydratase, translating into MADLGLTGTASTLSAPPALAPLLARGALCSPFKRPAPDAAFPRTRLVLPGVRVHLTKLAAYERVCGFPTGEPDLPVTYPHVLGFPLAMRLMSGRRFPLPLLGLVHTSIGIVRRAALAAGGEYELSVWVEGLAPHRRGTEAVVVTELRSGGTAVWESRSTYLARHRTGPGPSPEPRQDTGAALSVVAEWSLAGDVGRRYGAASGDRNPIHLHPLTARLFGFPRTIAHGMWTLARCLAAHGTPDATEVRARFRSPVLLPGTVAYGADGSGRFELRGAGGRVCVDGDVRGR; encoded by the coding sequence ATGGCCGACCTCGGCTTGACCGGCACGGCATCCACCCTGAGCGCGCCCCCCGCGCTGGCTCCGCTGCTGGCCCGGGGCGCCCTGTGCTCGCCCTTCAAACGCCCCGCGCCCGACGCGGCCTTCCCGCGCACCCGTCTGGTGCTGCCCGGCGTGCGCGTGCACCTGACGAAGCTGGCCGCGTACGAACGGGTCTGCGGCTTCCCGACCGGCGAGCCCGACCTGCCGGTCACCTACCCGCACGTGCTCGGCTTCCCGCTGGCCATGCGGCTGATGAGCGGCCGGCGTTTCCCGCTGCCGCTGCTGGGCCTGGTCCACACGTCCATCGGGATCGTGCGGCGCGCCGCGCTGGCGGCCGGCGGGGAGTACGAACTGTCCGTGTGGGTGGAGGGGTTGGCTCCGCACCGGCGCGGGACGGAGGCCGTGGTGGTGACGGAGCTTCGCTCGGGCGGGACGGCGGTGTGGGAGTCCCGGAGCACGTATCTGGCCCGGCACCGCACAGGACCGGGCCCGTCACCCGAGCCGCGGCAGGACACCGGCGCGGCCCTGTCCGTCGTCGCCGAGTGGAGCCTCGCCGGGGACGTGGGGCGGCGGTACGGGGCCGCGTCCGGCGACCGCAACCCCATCCACCTCCACCCGCTCACCGCCCGCCTCTTCGGCTTCCCCCGGACCATCGCGCACGGCATGTGGACCCTGGCCCGCTGCCTGGCCGCCCACGGCACACCGGACGCCACCGAGGTACGGGCGCGGTTCCGGTCCCCCGTGCTGTTGCCGGGGACGGTGGCGTACGGGGCGGACGGTAGCGGGCGGTTCGAGTTGCGCGGTGCCGGCGGGCGCGTGTGTGTGGACGGGGACGTGCGGGGGCGGTGA